A region from the Gossypium hirsutum isolate 1008001.06 chromosome A08, Gossypium_hirsutum_v2.1, whole genome shotgun sequence genome encodes:
- the LOC107947317 gene encoding secreted protein C has protein sequence MSSFRITALMLALLVTMSAIVSESRIERKYVGLDLGGIGPRAGAGIGVGLGGGGSRAGAGAGSGSGSGGSSSSSSSSSSSSSSSSGGSSAGSEAGSSVGSYAGSGGGNGRGHDN, from the coding sequence ATGTCTTCTTTCAGGATAACAGCTCTTATGCTTGCTTTACTTGTTACTATGTCTGCGATTGTATCTGAAAGCCGGATAGAGAGAAAATATGTTGGACTGGATCTTGGGGGCATAGGACCTAGGGCTGGAGCAGGGATAGGCGTTGGCTTGGGAGGTGGTGGATCAAGAGCTGGAGCTGGGGCTGGTTCCGGTTCAGGATCTGGGGGTTCAAGTTCAAGCTCTTCATCtagttcatcatcatcatccagtTCATCTGGTGGGTCTAGTGCAGGTTCTGAAGCTGGTTCATCTGTAGGTTCTTATGCTGGATCAGGAGGAGGCAATGGGAGAGGCCACGATAACTAA